The proteins below are encoded in one region of Methylophilales bacterium:
- a CDS encoding efflux RND transporter permease subunit, which produces MNISELAFKYQKIFLFIVLSLMVYGGISYFTLPSQEDPNIVNREAIVTTKFPGMSPQRIELLITKKLEENIRKIPEIKKLTSISETGSSIIHVKIEDKYFNLADIWQNLRNKVKDTEKDLPEGASTPNVNDEFGDVAVITMALTSDGFGMNDMHDMAKHIRDIIYGVKGIKKIDLFGVQEERIYLKIESTKLAELGMNPSQISAALKTQNIILPGGQVDTGARSFVLEPTGDYKDIEELGDTLISVPHSSFKTDTEDVISLRDIATIERGYVDPPSKTAYFNGKQAIVFGISMLDGYNLLEFSPRVLNVISEIQETMPFGYHLDIATYQADVVEETINGVSINVLQTLVIVLFSVIIFLGFRTGFIVGSIVPTVMLITLALMNFYDLQLERMSLATLIIALGLLVDNGIVVAEDFMKRLERGISRIEALKGVGKELTIPLLTSSLTTILFFMPLMMAESTAGEYTRSLSLVIAMALLTSWIAGLCLTPLLCYYFLKIDKKKSKEKETSGIFYKLSIGYGFLLKGILKIRFLFLAVMFATFIFSIMASKEVPKRFFPDSDRPQILVYTQLPAGTSQREMTFQMEKVFGLLNDRELFPNIESYSGYVGFGGPRFVLSLAPEDAADNMGFIIINIEDIEAQDSSIENLKNNLNDQFPGMFFRVNKMFLGSSDSSEIKLQVVGPDSNIIYAKAQQLVDRLHEVPGTVDIRTDWQNRTLKILIKVDQVRARRAGVSSNDIAQSLNAYFEGSEVTQFREEDNIIPILFRAEDDERFNMDRMRTLNVYSSSNNTNVPLFQIADFEGENQFSRIARQDLFRTVSVEAKNMNVTAQDFREVLDPIVEELNADLPPNHMIRYDGVITESKEAQDSLSASVPLVIGLIIILLVAQFNSFRRPLIILITIPLSFIGAVLGLLISGSNFGFMGTLGLYSLAGIIINNAIILIDRIDLEREMGKKIYDAIVSACKQRLRPIIITTLTTTLGLLTLIIPHDPLFYGLANIIAYGLAVGTFLTLAVVPVLYSLMFSDKKILKKQS; this is translated from the coding sequence TGTTACAACCAAATTTCCAGGCATGTCTCCACAAAGAATAGAGCTTCTAATCACCAAAAAATTAGAAGAAAATATTCGTAAGATTCCAGAGATTAAGAAGCTGACGTCGATTTCAGAAACAGGATCCTCAATCATTCATGTCAAGATTGAAGATAAATATTTTAACTTAGCAGATATTTGGCAAAATTTACGAAATAAGGTTAAGGATACAGAAAAAGACTTACCTGAAGGAGCCTCTACCCCAAATGTTAATGATGAGTTTGGAGATGTTGCTGTCATCACAATGGCACTAACTTCAGATGGTTTCGGTATGAATGATATGCATGATATGGCAAAACATATTAGAGATATTATTTATGGCGTAAAAGGGATAAAAAAAATTGATCTATTTGGGGTACAAGAGGAAAGAATTTATTTAAAAATAGAATCAACAAAGCTTGCAGAATTAGGAATGAATCCCAGCCAGATTTCTGCTGCACTGAAAACACAAAACATTATACTTCCTGGAGGTCAGGTCGATACGGGTGCAAGATCATTTGTTTTAGAGCCTACTGGTGATTATAAAGATATCGAAGAGCTAGGCGATACATTAATTTCAGTGCCACATTCAAGCTTTAAAACAGATACTGAGGACGTCATTTCTCTGCGAGATATAGCAACTATTGAACGAGGATATGTAGATCCACCTAGCAAAACGGCATATTTTAATGGTAAACAGGCTATTGTTTTTGGCATCTCTATGCTTGATGGATATAACCTCTTAGAATTTTCACCAAGAGTTTTAAATGTAATTTCTGAAATTCAAGAAACAATGCCCTTTGGATATCATTTAGACATTGCTACCTATCAGGCTGATGTCGTTGAGGAAACCATCAATGGGGTATCAATTAATGTTTTGCAAACATTAGTCATTGTCCTTTTTTCAGTCATTATCTTTCTTGGATTTAGAACTGGTTTTATTGTTGGCTCAATCGTTCCAACTGTGATGTTGATAACACTCGCATTAATGAATTTTTATGATCTGCAGCTAGAAAGAATGAGCTTGGCAACCCTTATTATTGCTTTAGGCTTACTTGTTGATAATGGCATTGTAGTGGCCGAGGATTTTATGAAAAGACTAGAGCGGGGTATTTCCAGAATTGAGGCCCTCAAAGGGGTAGGAAAAGAGCTGACTATTCCGTTACTGACTTCATCCCTAACAACTATTTTATTTTTTATGCCACTCATGATGGCAGAATCTACAGCAGGAGAATACACAAGGTCGCTTTCATTAGTCATTGCAATGGCCTTGTTGACCTCATGGATAGCTGGACTTTGTCTGACACCTCTACTTTGTTACTACTTCCTAAAAATTGATAAGAAAAAAAGCAAAGAAAAAGAAACATCGGGTATTTTTTATAAACTATCCATAGGTTACGGTTTTTTATTAAAAGGTATTCTAAAGATCAGGTTTTTATTTTTAGCTGTGATGTTTGCTACTTTTATATTTTCAATTATGGCGAGTAAAGAAGTCCCAAAACGTTTTTTCCCCGATTCTGACAGACCTCAAATTCTTGTTTATACTCAACTACCTGCTGGTACCTCCCAAAGAGAAATGACGTTTCAAATGGAAAAGGTCTTTGGGCTTTTAAATGACAGAGAATTATTTCCAAATATTGAATCATATTCAGGCTATGTTGGCTTTGGTGGTCCTCGATTTGTTTTGTCTCTTGCTCCTGAAGATGCTGCGGATAACATGGGCTTTATTATTATTAACATTGAAGATATTGAAGCTCAGGATAGCTCCATTGAAAATTTAAAAAATAATTTAAATGATCAATTCCCAGGTATGTTTTTTAGGGTGAATAAGATGTTTTTAGGATCAAGTGATTCAAGTGAAATTAAACTTCAGGTGGTTGGCCCAGACTCTAATATTATATATGCTAAGGCGCAGCAGTTAGTTGATAGGTTGCACGAGGTCCCTGGAACCGTAGATATAAGGACAGATTGGCAAAACAGAACCTTAAAAATTCTAATCAAAGTAGATCAGGTGAGGGCGAGAAGGGCAGGTGTTTCTTCAAATGATATTGCACAATCCCTCAATGCATATTTTGAGGGTTCAGAGGTTACCCAATTTCGTGAAGAAGATAATATCATTCCAATTCTCTTCAGAGCTGAGGATGATGAAAGATTCAATATGGATAGGATGAGGACATTAAATGTTTACTCATCAAGCAATAATACCAATGTGCCATTGTTCCAAATAGCAGATTTTGAAGGCGAAAATCAGTTTTCACGTATTGCTAGGCAGGATTTATTCAGAACAGTCTCTGTTGAAGCAAAAAATATGAATGTAACGGCTCAGGACTTTAGAGAGGTATTAGATCCAATTGTTGAAGAGTTAAATGCGGACTTACCACCTAACCATATGATCAGATACGATGGCGTTATCACTGAGTCTAAAGAAGCACAAGATTCACTTTCCGCAAGTGTCCCTTTGGTAATTGGCCTTATTATCATTCTTCTTGTTGCACAGTTCAATTCATTTAGGCGACCATTAATTATTTTAATTACCATCCCTTTGTCCTTCATCGGTGCTGTATTAGGCTTATTAATTTCTGGATCAAACTTTGGGTTCATGGGCACGCTCGGCCTTTATAGCTTAGCAGGCATTATTATTAATAATGCGATTATCTTGATTGATCGAATTGATTTAGAAAGAGAGATGGGTAAGAAAATTTATGATGCAATCGTTAGTGCCTGCAAGCAAAGATTAAGGCCTATCATAATTACTACATTAACCACAACCTTGGGCTTGCTGACTTTAATAATACCTCATGACCCACTCTTCTATGGTCTTGCTAATATTATTGCATATGGCTTGGCTGTGGGTACATTCCTGACATTAGCGGTTGTCCCTGTTTTATACTCCCTGATGTTTAGTGACAAGAAAATACTTAAAAAGCAAAGTTAA